A region from the Benincasa hispida cultivar B227 chromosome 12, ASM972705v1, whole genome shotgun sequence genome encodes:
- the LOC120067311 gene encoding vesicle-associated protein 1-3, producing MNTGDYINIQPSELKFPFELRKQSSCSLQLTNKTDKYVAFKVKTTNPKKYCVRPNAGIILPSSASNITVTMQAPKETPPDMQCKDKFLIQSVVAPDGTTSKDISAELFNKGDGKVVDEFKMRVVYIFANPPSPVPEGSEEGSPPRTTAVDDGNQNFALFDAVSRSLEEPKEKSSQTWSNVSKLTEEKDAALQKNQKLRQELELLRKEASGRQGGGFSVLFVVLVGLIGVLIGYLVKKT from the exons ATGAATACTGGGGATTATATCAATATTCAACCCTCCGAGCTCAAATTCCCAT TTGAATTGAGGAAGCAAAGTTCTTGTTCCTTGCAATTGACCAACAAAACGGACAAATATGTTGCCTTCAAG GTTAAAACCACCAATCCGAAGAAGTACTGTGTTCGTCCTAATGCTGGAATCATTTTGCCTAGTAGTGCAAGCAATATTACAG TGACCATGCAAGCTCCTAAGGAGACGCCTCCTGATATGCAGTGCAAGGATAAGTTTTTAATTCAAAGTGTTGTAGCACCAGATGGTACAACATCAAAGGACATTAGTGCAGAATTG TTTAACAAGGGAGATGGTAAGGTAGTAGATGAATTTAAGATGAGGGTTGTTTACATTTTTGCAAATCCTCCGTCGCCTGTCCCAGAAGGATCTGAAGAAGGATCTCCTCCCAGGACCACTGCAGTTGATGATGGAAACCAAAATTTTGCTTTATTTGATGCT GTTTCAAGATCTCTGGAGGAGCCTAAAGAGAAATCATCACAG ACATGGTCTAACGTTTCTAAGTTGACCGAGGAGAAAGATGCTGCTTTACAAAAGAATCAGAAACTACGCCAGGAGCTG GAACTTCTGAGGAAAGAAGCAAGCGGAAGGCAGGGTGGCGGTTTCTCTGTATTGTTCGTGGTGCTAGTCGGTCTCATCGGAGTTCTGATTGGTTACTTGGTGAAGAAAACATAG